Proteins encoded by one window of Nicotiana tabacum cultivar K326 chromosome 10, ASM71507v2, whole genome shotgun sequence:
- the LOC107769241 gene encoding RING-H2 finger protein ATL74-like, whose translation MMNFNRRLLLLETEQKSMPPINRNQTEDSYLNDSNFDTNMIIILAVLLCALLSVLGLNSVVRCALRCSRRSLVHESTEESRVVAAKGIKKKTLRQIPVVVYGRLNFPASECPICLEEFVDGEKIRVLPKCYHGFHVTCIDKWLLSHSSCPNCRHSLNELQSISSLGNREAASTSLSQAN comes from the coding sequence ATGATGAATTTCAATCGTCGGCTTCTTCTTCTTGAGACAGAACAGAAAAGTATGCCACCAATAAATAGAAATCAGACAGAAGATTCGTACCTTAATGATTCAAATTTCGACACAAATATGATCATAATCCTTGCTGTTCTGCTCTGTGCATTATTAAGTGTACTTGGTCTAAACTCAGTCGTTCGATGCGCTTTACGTTGTAGTCGTAGGTCGTTGGTCCATGAAAGCACAGAGGAGTCACGAGTTGTTGCTGCTAAAGGCATTAAAAAGAAAACTCTGCGGCAGATTCCTGTGGTGGTTTATGGACGACTGAATTTTCCGGCGAGTGAATGTCCAATTTGCTTAGAAGAATTTGTGGATGGTGAGAAAATTCGGGTGTTACCAAAATGTTACCATGGTTTTCATGTGACATGTATTGACAAATGGCTCTTGTCACATTCATCGTGTCCGAATTGTCGGCATTCTTTGAATGAATTGCAGTCGATTTCTTCACTTGGTAATCGTGAAGCAGCAAGTACGTCTCTATCCCAAGCAAATTGA